One Pogona vitticeps strain Pit_001003342236 chromosome ZW-PAR, PviZW2.1, whole genome shotgun sequence genomic window, GGCTAACTGGCCTGGGCCAATAATTTACTTACCTCCTTCTCATgccatttgaaaataaagaaatatttttgtcaAGTTTTCTTACCAATATAATAAATGGTCCGTCTTCTAGCCTCTCaaggataaattttaaaaatactttagaaTAAAGGAGAATTAAAATAACTATGGTACAATTGTCTGACAGTAAGGATTATTGCTGCCGACTCACTGctactgtgtttttttctgtacagtatatctttaaACCACATCTAGCCATCCCTCCAAACTAGCTTGCAAAGCTATCCCTTGGGTATCAGGTGGGGTGGGAGTCAGGTGCCTAAGAACTCTCAATGAAACAGTAACTCATCTTCTCAAACAAGTGATGATTTCATTCCAttgtccttttcctttctgttttgcaGGCTAACTGAAATGGAATAACAAACGGACAGGTCAGCAAAAGTATTGTGTGCAGGTGGCAATGTTAATTCATTGGAAACCACTGGTTGCTGGAACCTCCTTCTTTGTCATCTTTATCTTATCTTTTGCATCGTATTATTGGAAGAGAAGCACACCATGGTATAAAATATATGGAACATCCAAATCTTACGACCGCTTCTGCAGAGGCCCGCTTGCCAGAGACACGATCACACGACTCAAAGACAAACACAGCTTCATCATAGCCCCCTATTTTGACAACCGGAACGGGATTCTCATCCGCATTATTAGTATTATTCATCATGAAAAGGTTAAGGATATTCATTGCTTGCTCTGCTGCCAAAACAGTGGGAACGTTACCATCGTGAAGGCGAAGATCGACATTCACAAAGACCGGTTTGGATTCCCTTATGGCACTGCCGATCTCCTTTGTGGGGAACCACCAAACTGCACTCCACAGTACATGTCAATTTGGCCGTCTCGTGAATCCGACTTTGCCCTAATACCACTTTTTGAGATAAAAAACCGCAACGCGGAAAGCTCTTCTCTAGAATTCACCGTCTGCATCTCCACCATGTTTGGAGACTATAACAACATCTTGCAGTTCATACAGAgcattgagatgtataaaatacTTGGAGCACAGAAAGTTATTATTTATAAGACCAAGTGTAGCCAATTAATGGAAAAAGTCCTAAGATATTACGTCTCTGAAGGGACCATTGAAATTGTTCCCTGGCCCATTGATCTGTACCTTAAGCCTTCCTCTTACTGGCATCATTCCATGGATGCCAAAGACATTGGGTACTATGGGCAAATCGCAGCCCTGAATGACTGCATCTACCACAATATGTACAGAAGCAAATATGTGTTGCTAATTGATGCTGACGAAATTATCCTTCCTGTTAAGGATGCCGATTGGAAATCTCTAATGCAACGGcttcaaaagaaaaatccaggGACTGGAGTGTTCTTGTTTGAAAACCACGTCTTCCGTAACAATGTCTTCGACTTGAACGGTCCATTCAACTTCTCATCTTGGAGCGGCGTGCCTGGCGTGAATGTATTTCGGCACATCTTCAAAGAACCAAACAGGAAAGGTGACTTCAATAACAAGAAGATGGTTGTTGACCCAAGAAAAGTGATTCAGACATCTGTCCATTCTGTTCTCAACATGTACGGAGATACCGTGGAAGTCCCCAGCGACATCGCGTTTCTCTTCCACTGCAGGATACCGGAACGTAAAGATCTGACGGATGAATCCTTGATTCGAGACCCAATCCTTTGGAAATACAACACATCTTTGATTGCGAATATTAACCATGTTCTACATGAATCCCATATTTTACAATCTCATGCCAAACTGTGATGGATGCCAGTAGTAAAGGCCgagaaaatataataaatacagatTTGTACATGAAACGTACAGCTACAATGCCCTGTATGGTTGAAAATATCAAAACAGGTTGGAAATATTCGACAAAGAGAGGTGGAGGTCCCTCAAagggtataatttttttttttaagatacttTGGTAAATAATGTCTCACCTGTGGATTTCTCACTTTACTGAAATGATTCTGGCCCTAAGCAAGTGTCTTCATTTGATGATAAGGATGAAGCTGAAAAGTCAGATGGAGACTATTTAGACATTGCACCCTCAACTGTGGAAGTAATTCTCTCATGAAGCTTAACTGATTACCATATTCCAGTGAATAAAAATGGTTTCCATGTTTTCAGATCTTTGGTttgaaccttccccccccccaaacacacacacacacctttggtAGTTCCCTAAGGTTATTTTGTTTAGTTCTAGTTCTTAACCCtccttttgttattgttgcattttatattttagaGTTATTGCCCTGTAATTAACACAGGCAGACCACAACCTAAGGGACATTTACTACAAAGACTCATTAAACTCACTGATAGATAGTCCTCTGTTTTAAAGTATCCTATAGATAAATACTCCAActctaattttaaaacaaacaaccccaaGAAGGGTCAGTGGAGGCACTGATGCTGTGCATCAATAATTGGTACCTTGACAAAAAGCTGAAGAGGCATAGCTCTGGGCTGTCTAAATCATACTTGTTTccaaatattcatttttttacaGACAAATGCTATTCAAGTTTGTAATCAGTATTTTGCCCGTACATAAGAGACCCTCCAACATAAGCTGCACTGGAGGCCCATTtggtttgaaatactgtataagataAATATCCAGAAAAAACAACTTAAATTTCATCACTCTTAATCCAGGCTCCATTGAACAGGCTGGATTCAGCTTTCTGGTGGAAGTTACAGATAAAATGCCTATCTGGAGCCACCACCAGTCTATTGCAAACTGAAGCACACATCAAAAAACCGAATTAGGTCTCCTTGGACTCATACAATTGCACTCCTTTTGAAAGCCATTTGAAATGCAACGTGGGAACCAAATTTTCTACAAGTAAGTAAAAAAGGCAGGGCCAGGAGCAGCCCATGGTAAGTAGACAGTCCTACCCAGTTTTGATCACAACTCCCAACTCCTATTTAAATTTAATTCAGGTTGCAAAGTCTGAAGTGAACCCAGAGCCACTCCCAGCCAACGGAAGAGCTGGACAGATTAAAAGTCTGATTCACTTGAAAGCAGGTTCAAATAACACATCTATAAGCAACAAAGTAACAATATAGGGAAGCTCCATGAATATGTAcggtaactttaaaaaaaacatccaatTACTGTCGCTAATCTGTTTCATGTATAACATTTCCCTGTTTTGAGTACAAAGGGCCAAAATGGATGAAACTGCCAAGAAGCAAAGCTCCCTTAAAAGATAGAAATTTCGCGATTTGTTCTAACATGAGCTTGCCCCGCTTTGCTAATTAGCTTGGTTTTACTTCAGTTTCTTCTGAATGTATGAGACAGGTGTTCCTGAGAGCAGAGTTAGTTTCTCAGCCCTAATTAGCCACGAAAACCATCAGATGCCCTTGATCTCTCATTACCTCTCAGCCTGACCCACTTTGCAGGATTGTTGTGAAGCGGCGTGCAATAGTGACTAGGGCTGGAGTAGGACTGGGAAGATccgagttcaaattcccacttgggcACTGGCTAGCCTTGAGCCAAGATCCTGCTGCCACCAGCCCAACAAAGAGGAGACCCTTTCAATCACTTGTTGCAAACTCTTATATAactataattagagatgggcatgaagtgccTGTGGCACCAACAATTTGCGATGACACAGCACGAGGCACTCCGTGCCATATATACTACAATTAGTTTCACTTATGTAACTGAATATTTACATAAATTTTAACTGCCAACACTGTCAATGATGTTGGGTCTGTGGTCTGCTCTTGTGGGAAACTAGGAAAAGGCTACTGGCCCACCTTACAGGGTTGCTGTCGGGATTATAGAAGAAGAGGGAAGAACCACCTACACACCACCTTAAGCTCACTGGAACAGCGGCAGAATAGAAATGCAATAATTATTctttataattaataattatcaTACGAACGAGGCCACTGCCAgaggcagcagattttgggtgTCACCAAAGCACAGCCAAGTACTGTTTAAATAGTAAAATCAATTATTCTTTATAAGAATAATTGGTGTTGGTAGATCAGAACggccagagctggaagggatcacgGAGTCCAAGTCCTGTCAAGGAGGtcccgtggggggaatcgaactcccaacttctcttGCCGTTCTTGTggggtggctttaaaaaaatctatgattTGACAGGaattataataaaaaatattACAAATTATGACTCAGCCGTAGTCATGCGGACATAGGTAATAACTTGCCATAATAGTAATAGTATTACTAATGACTAAAATTCGTAATAATAAAGAGTATGTCTTCTTGATTCATTTgtcaattataattataattattattactgctGTTATTGACCTGTAATTACCCCTCTTCTACACTAGGGGGCGTCAAGACTCCAAGAGCCATTAGCCACAGCCAGCACAAATGGCAGGGGAtgctgggacatgtagtccaacaaaaaaaaaaaccatccccaGGCTTTCCacgttattcccccccccccgccttctcccGAGTAAGCCTCTCAAGGAACTCCCTGGGAGCAGCTTCTGAGGTCAACGCACTCAGGATCTTGGGATTTAAAAAGTGAGGCAGGGCAGGTTTATTCCGAAATAAAGCCCAGGGGCCTGGGGGGAGGGCGAGGGGTGCGGATTTATTCCTAAATAAAGGCAGCCGGGATTAACAACCCAAAGCATTGCCGCGGCAGCCCCTCAATTCACCTCAGGAAGCTGCTGTTATTTTGCTTTTCCCCGCCCCGGTTTTTTTTCCCGGCCTCACAACTTTCACAGGATTTCGTCTTTCTTCTCAACACGTTTGTGATGCACAAACAcaactttacacacacacaccatgcacaCCAGTGGCGAAGAAAGGGAGGCGGCACAAAAAGCGCGGGATTTTGAGTGTCCCGAAAAGAAGGGCGAAACGGCGCCCTCCCCACAGAAAGCCCCGCCctccaaaaaataataaaattcccCTCAGGCGCCTCACGGAGGCGACCGTTGCcccctttttcccgccttttttgagggggaggggcCGCAAGCGTTAGAAATTCGAGCCTGAGAGATACAGtacataatatactgtatatatacacacattatATACCTATACATTTAAAAAGAGGCCAACCTTTCTCCTCCCTCAAGTTTTATAGTCGTGCCATCTTGTGGGGCGTGAGGTGGAGAACTTTCCTTTCCTCATTCCGAGGTGAAGCCgccaaaaatgaataaaaaaattgttgaagggacttagattttaaaaaaaatcttgattagATTGAAATATCCCCATAATcttggtgttgtttgttttttaattgaggCGGGGAGAGGCTGAACCTATAGAGCCCGAACCATCTCAATTCTGAGAGGGGTGGCCCCCCATATAAATAAGGGggaagctctgtgtgtgtgtgtgtgtgtgtacctacaTAATATGGGGGGGCtattttaaaagggagattttCCCTCATATTTTATATTCAGGGGGTTGGGAGTAATAGGAAGAACCCATAGATTGCACCCCCTATTAATGAGGGAGACAGGGGCACCCCTAATCATGGGAGGAAAGACTATAAAACAACTATCTTAGGAGAATTG contains:
- the LOC110082930 gene encoding beta-1,4-galactosyltransferase galt-1-like, with translation MLIHWKPLVAGTSFFVIFILSFASYYWKRSTPWYKIYGTSKSYDRFCRGPLARDTITRLKDKHSFIIAPYFDNRNGILIRIISIIHHEKVKDIHCLLCCQNSGNVTIVKAKIDIHKDRFGFPYGTADLLCGEPPNCTPQYMSIWPSRESDFALIPLFEIKNRNAESSSLEFTVCISTMFGDYNNILQFIQSIEMYKILGAQKVIIYKTKCSQLMEKVLRYYVSEGTIEIVPWPIDLYLKPSSYWHHSMDAKDIGYYGQIAALNDCIYHNMYRSKYVLLIDADEIILPVKDADWKSLMQRLQKKNPGTGVFLFENHVFRNNVFDLNGPFNFSSWSGVPGVNVFRHIFKEPNRKGDFNNKKMVVDPRKVIQTSVHSVLNMYGDTVEVPSDIAFLFHCRIPERKDLTDESLIRDPILWKYNTSLIANINHVLHESHILQSHAKL